A stretch of Vicia villosa cultivar HV-30 ecotype Madison, WI unplaced genomic scaffold, Vvil1.0 ctg.001278F_1_1, whole genome shotgun sequence DNA encodes these proteins:
- the LOC131634275 gene encoding WAT1-related protein At4g08290-like, whose translation MGAWLRTAKPYLLLLAVQFGSAGMFIFAMDAIKKGMSHYVFIVYRNALATVTLAPFAFYLERKIRPKMNFRVFSEIMLLAFFEIILDQCFALLGMKLTSASFLSAVMNSAPSITFLFAVILKLEHMKIKEIACQAKMIGTAITFAGTLLMALYKGPVVSVVNSSISHATNQSEIVNDSSNNRWIVGTCFLLIGCAGFSAFYILQAITLRKYPAPMSLATWVCFVGALQSFVVTIIAERHNSHAWALGWDSRLFAPAYAGIVTSGVQYYIQGVVMKAMGPVIVTAFNPLRMIIVTALACIILSEQLFLGSIIGAIVVVLGLYLVVWGKSKEQKARNNDIHMAESPTKENPLQDQHQLQLPVTAPKNESRNDNKAQLVMHGEEICYNCGRN comes from the exons ATGGGTGCATGGTTAAGAACTGCAAAGCCATATTTACTACTCTTGGCAGTTCAATTTGGTTCTGCAGGAATGTTTATTTTTGCCATGGATGCTATCAAGAAAGGAATGAGCCATTACGTTTTCATCGTCTACCGTAATGCTCTCGCCACTGTAACATTAGCTCCATTCGCATTTTACCTAGAAAG GAAAATTAGGCCGAAGATGAATTTTCGTGTATTTTCAGAGATTATGTTACTGGCTTTCTTCGA AATAATACTGGATCAATGTTTTGCCTTGTTGGGAATGAAATTAACGTCCGCTTCGTTCCTTTCCGCTGTGATGAACTCTGCGCCCTCCATTACTTTTCTGTTTGCAGTCATTTTAAA ATTGGAGCACATGAAGATAAAGGAAATAGCATGTCAAGCAAAAATGATTGGTACTGCAATTACATTTGCAGGAACATTGTTAATGGCTCTATACAAAGGCCCTGTAGTTAGTGTTGTGAACTCATCTATTAGTCATGCTACCAACCAGTCTGAGATTGTGAACGATTCCAGTAATAACCGGTGGATCGTAGGAACATGTTTCCTCCTCATTGGCTGCGCTGGTTTTTCCGCCTTTTACATATTGCAGGCCATAACATTGAGAAAGTACCCTGCACCGATGTCTCTGGCAACATGGGTTTGTTTCGTTGGCGCGCTTCAAAGCTTTGTGGTGACAATTATCGCCGAGCGTCATAATTCTCATGCCTGGGCTCTTGGTTGGGATTCACGGCTCTTCGCCCCAGCATATGCG GGGATAGTTACATCTGGAGTACAGTATTACATACAAGGGGTGGTTATGAAAGCTATGGGTCCAGTTATTGTAACTGCATTCAATCCGTTGCGAATGATCATCGTAACGGCCTTGGCCTGCATCATTCTTTCTGAGCAGCTCTTTCTTGGAAGTATTATTGGAGCAATAGTGGTGGTTCTTGGGCTTTATCTAGTTGTCTGGGGAAAATCGAAAGAACAGAAAGCCCGGAATAATGATATTCATATGGCAGAGTCACCTACCAAGGAGAACCCATTACAAGACCAACATCAGTTACAGTTACCTGTCACAGCTCCTAAAAATGAAAGTAGAAATGATAATAAAGCTCAATTGGTCATGCATGGAGAAGAAATATGTTACAATTGTGGAAGAAATTGA